ggatgaagaggtcaatactccccaatgccattaggctttacaattctaccgccaggacttaagaactttttaaaagctattattaatgctttttgagatagtgatttagatgcatatcatattttttactgagttaagtattgtatgtaattagttttgctacaacaagtgtatgggacattggaaaaaaaagttgtatttccccatggggatgaataaagtatctatctatctatctatctatcaatcagtTACCTGTGCTTGAGTGTCAGTCAGTGCTCCAGCTGTATTATTGGCCAGTTCTTCTAGAGCAGCTGCTAAATTAATTATTTCCCTGGAATTTCTGGCTACCCCATAGGAGGGAGAGGCAATCATCCATAATCTCTCAGATTCCGTTATACCCCTTCGTTGCCTGTTCCAATGGGGTGATCCTGAGGCTGAGCCAGGATCCTCAAGTGTGGCACAAGGTCGGCCAAGTAGCAACAACCACTCCAACCCTCGTCCCCCCTCGAGAACCCGTCTGGTAGGGTGTGGTTCCATGCCGCTGCCCTGTTCTTTCTCCCGGCAGCCAGGGATAGGCCCCGTTTCCACAAACACAATAAGTTCCATTTAGTTGTTCAAGGGTATCATGTTTGATTCTCGGTACAGTTGCTATTTCCCACTTGATAGGGTGCACTCTCATTCTGGTTACACCAACAAGTAGTACTAGTTTCTTGTGTAAGTTTTGCCAACTTATCTTTCAAAGTACCATTGGCTTGTTCCACTATATCACTATgttccaggcaaggatggacacacacacaagtccccaccggtctcatacgtttctcctggtgcgtctaaaggggttgttccccagatcctcttttatccttactcacggggtctcagatgtcaatcaggttgggatgatgcaatccctcaaccagcccactctggtcattccctgagggcttcaatgaatagtacagtactcaatacacaattctgtttcCAAttgacaatggccgttatcagtgattctgtcttgctgaggccaggacagattccaaaccctgtgtattctggacgtctctctctcatttcctgggtctcagacccgaattaatagcgatcttgcgattctcaaaaaggagggggctactttttgtattttgtattttgtaCTTTGTACCAaccagagttgtggcacattcgtaacacccccttcaaagcttttttaccatcggtaaaaatgaattaatacagagtcttacaggatttcagaatctaacacaatacaaaagagttttttttcactacagtaATACAGtcatacattcaattcagcatctaaacagttaacaattacattgtcacttcctttaatatcttaacatcttgtaccttactaaagtcttgtagcatcagactccaatttaataactacctatttttattttccttttctccagcaaacaaaaactacagAGTTGTGATCTTATCTTacgtgtagatagatagatagatagatagatagatactttattcatccccatggggaaattcaacattttttccaatgtcccatacacttgttgtagcaaaagtgataatgcatctaaatcactaactcaaaaaagcattaataatagctttaaaaagagttcttaagtcctggcagttgaattgtaaagcctaatggcattggggagtattgacctcttcatcctgtctgaggagcattgcatcgacagtaacctgtcactgaaactgcttctctgtctctggatggtgctactaCAAATTCTGtagtgtatactacaaaagttcatgcaaatactcaTCTTTATTGTacttttcaaacttaacagtcaatcttccatgggggttgtctttattattcacatgctttgacgaaatcccttaaaaccggatcctgctaTTTAAAATGGCAGCCCGTCAACCATCGCCccgtttccagttaactcccacgtggtgagcttgtgcaccagtgtggaataggtttTCATAGGTTCCTTTCAaatgagttattttatcaacaatgtgttccaaacttagaccattttccgaatttgcacacaattctttaattttaagcaagttgctagttttctcttcaggacccttcatgctattagttctcaatttaagatctgcaaacgatccctctttgttcaaacagcatttcgaattctgccttttcacaccacactcttgaataacaatagcgtgtggggcacctttacattccaactcaacctgtaattgattcgcaggcactaAGCctttgtctctgtagcctggttgctgcttctgacatcaatccagactttaaattttcttcattcaatttaggaactatacttttcccttttccttcaataataatattcacctcaccacctcttAACTCCTcgctaacttttaacacaccttcgaacacaagcaactgggaattctcacttcccactatacagaccgtgtgatgtttgcttccagaatttgctggtatttaatttaaTCCATTCTTCCCTCTACAGTAAAGGTTCTTGCAATTCAgaaaagtacagttcccataccaggcagtgatgcagccagtcaggatgctctcaattgtgttcctgtagaaagtccttaggatttggattcccatcccaaacttcttcaaccatctgaggtgaaagtggtgctgtgcttttttcacaacacagccagtatatgcagaccatgtgagatctttGGTGACGTTTGTGCCatggaacttaaagttgttcaccctctcaaccccagatccattgatgtcaataggggttagcctgtctccattccttctgtccaGATTCCAGATGAGctgaggacagggaattatgatattctagccattattgggacttgattgcacccaacagtctgagcgatttagaggaacaaatttgtagagagattgcagaccatgccaagaaacaaaggttgatttagtaagtgattttaactttccatatattgactgggactcccatactgtgaaaggaatagatggggtagagtttgtcaaatgggcCCTTAATCAGTACCTAGAATTCCGGATGTATAAGtctgcaataagctgttaggaaatgatccacgGCTAGTGACAAaagttagtgatcataatgccatgaaattgaaagtaaatatggaaaaagagaggtctggaccacgggttgagattctcaattggagaaaggtcaattttgatgttatcagaaaggatctgacaagtgtggtttgggacaggctgttttctggcaaaggagtacttggtaagtgggaggccttcagaagtgaaattttgagggtgtagagtttgtatgtgcctgtcaaaataaaagttgaaaggtaactggtgcagggaaccttggttctcaagagatattgaggccccggatattttgttcctctaaatgcctcagactgttgggtgctgccAAGACTCATTAACGACTGACTCATTAATCATCATTCCAATTCCTGAtctcatctgactttttttttagtcatcttctgttggttcctaaaagcttcccaatagtttttgctcttttgtttgccctctgtttggcttctcatttcagccatggttgtgtcctcctgcctttccaatgcttccacttctttcgTAAGTATCGATAACTCAGCTcccgagttgctcccagaaactccagccattgctgttccactgtcactCCTACTTGTTTTCCCTTCGAAGCAAGTTAGACCAGCTTCTccatcatagaaacatggagaagttcaacacagaaacaggttatTTGGCCCAGATAGTCATtgccaaaaaaaacatttaagctgtctgaTGCAtctacctgcactgggaccatcgccctccatacccctaccatccagactCCCatgcaaacttcttttaaatggtgaaaccgagctcacattcattgtgctggcatctcattccacactctcgcgaCCATTTCAGTGAAGGGCTTTTCCACATGCTCtcgttaaattttcaccttccccacttacccagagctctggttctcatcccacccaacctcagtggaaagagctgCTGGCATTTAACCTATCGTTTTCCTCATAGTTTTGTAGACTTCTAataaatcctcaaagcaatgtataatttccttgtttatgtttagagcctttttgttaggtggataagatgatgaggggcattgatcgtgtggatagtcagaggtttctttcccagggctgaaatgactaacacaagggggcatagttttaaggtgctttgaagtagataccgaggggatgtcaggggtaagttttttttacacagactgtTTCAGTTCCTGTGGGACCAGGCACCCATTCAGCTcattgggaacagggaataataccaatggagagagacaACTGAGCCAGATCAcaggttggagatggcagaactgCCCCTatgttatagagacaggaagagcatcagagagtttgatggtcattccagataccagcactgtgccccgttagaagatgatttctctctccaacttgggttgaacttcactgtaacagtgtgatgtcagatcacaccttgccaactcaagtgatctcatctgaaatgttgtcccacACTCATTGatcgattttgtaaatctttttacaggttaaatatgacaaggaatttgtcaatgggaatctcaaacacaacacaccagttttgctgtctctgtccagatatttaagaagtggagcaagggattcactcgatcatcagaCCAACTGGCGTGCCCGTCATTTTACATGGGGGAacgcattcacctgctcagacagtgggaacggattcactcggtcatttcaactgaaggtacatcagcaagttcacactggacaaggccattcacctgttgtaagtgtgagaagggattcagtcagttatCCCacttgtggacacaccagtcagttcacactgggcagaggctggtcatttgctgaatttgtggggaatgattcactcgatcatctgaccaaatggcacaccagcaagttcagactggagagaggccgttcacctgctcagactgtgggaagggattcactaaatcatctcacctactgagacaccagtcagttcacactggcgagcggccgttcacctgctcagactgtgggaagggattcacttgctcatctaaactgaagatacatcagcgagttcacactggagagaggcagttcacctgctcagaatgtggtaagggattcacttcttcatcccaactgaaggtacatcagcgagttcacactggggagaggccgttcacctgcttggactgtgggaagggattcacttactcatcccaactgaaggtacatcagcgagttcacactggagagaggccgttcacctgctcagtctgtgggaagggattcactaaatcatctcacctactgagacaccagtcagttcacactggcgagcggccgttcacctgctcagactgtgggaagggattcacttgctcatctaaactgaagatacatcagcgagttcacactggagagaggccattcacctgctcagtctgtgggaagggattcacttgctcatctaaactgaagatacatcagcgagttcacactggagagaggcagttcacctgctcagaatgtggtaagggattcactaaatcatcccaactgaaggtacatcagcgagttcacactggggagaggccgttcacctgcttggactgtgggaagggattcacttactcatcccaactgaaggtacatcagcgagttcacactggagagaggccgttcacctgctcagtctgtgggaagggattcactaaatcatctcacctactgagccaccagtcagttcacactggcgagcggccgttcacctgctcagattgtgggaagggattcactcagtcatctaaactgaaggtacatcagcaagttcacactagggagtggccgttcacctgctcagtctgtgggaagggattcatttcttcgtcccaactgaaggtacatcagcgagttcacactgcggagaggccgttcacctgttcagactgtgggaagggattcacttactcatcccaactgaaggtgcatcagcgagttcacactggagagaggccgttcacctgctcagtctgtgagaagggattcacttcttcgtccaaactgaaggtacatcagcgagttcacactggggagaggctattcacctgctcggactgtgggaagggattcacttgctcatctcaactgaaggtacatcggagaattcacactggggagagaccgttcacctgttcagagtgtgggaagagattcactcagtcatctcaactgaaggtacatcagcgagttcacactggagagaggccattcacctgctcagactgtgggaagggattcacttactcatcccaactgaaggtgcatcagcgagttcacactggagagaggccgttcacctgctcagtctgtgagaagggattcacttcttcgtccaaactgatggtacatcagcgagttcacactggagagaggccgttcacctgctcagtctgtgagaagggattcacttcttcgtccaaactgaaggtacatcagcgagttcacactggggagaggctattcacctgctcggactgtgggaagggattcacttgctcatctcaactgaaggtacatcagcgagttcacactggagagaggccattcacctgctcagtgtgtgggaagggattcagtaaatcatttcacctactgagacaccagtcagttcacactggcgagctgccgttcacctgctcagactgtgggaagggattcatttgctcatcccaactgaaggtacatcagagagttcacactggagagaggccattcacctgctcagactgtgggaagggattcacttcttcatcccaattgaaggtacatcagcgagttcacactggagagaggccgttcagctgctcagactgtgggaagggattcactcagtcatctgaactgaaggtacatcagcgagttcacactggagagaggccattcacctgctcagtgtgtgggaagggattcactaaatcatctcacctactgagccaccagtcagttcacactggcgagcggccgttcacctgctcagactgtgggaagggattcacttgctcatcccaactgaaggtacatcagcgagttcacactggagagaggccattcacctgctcagactgtgggatgggattcacttactcatcccaactgaaggtacatcagcgagttcacactggggagaggccattcacctgctcagactgtgggaagggattcacttcttcatcccaattgaaggtacatcagcgagttcacactggagagaggccgttcagctgctcagactgtgggaagggattcactcagtcatctgaactgaaggtacatcagcgagttcacactggagagaggccattcacctgctcagtgtgtgggaagggattcactatatCATCTAACCTACTGagccaccagtcagttcacactggcgagtggccgttcacctgctcagactgtgggaagggattcactcagtcatctaaactgaaggtacatcagcgagttcacactggatagaggccattcatctgctcagactgtgggaagggattcactcagtcatccaccctaatggcacaccagcaagttcacagtgggagaggccgttcacctgctcagacggtggtaagggattcacttcttcatcccaactgaaggtacatcagcgagttcacactggggagaggccgttcacctgcttggactgtgggaagggattcacttactcatcccaactgaaggtacatcagcgagttcacactggagagaggccgttcacctgctcagtctgtgggaagggattcactaaatcatctcacctactgagacaccagtcagttcacactggcgagcggccgttcacctgctcagactgtgggaagggattcacttgctcatctaaactgaagatacatcagcgagttcacactggagagaggccattcacctgctcagtctgtgggaagggattcacttgctcatctaaactgaagatacatcagcgagttcacactggagagaggcagttcacctgctcagaatgtggtaagggattcactaaatcatcccaactgaaggtacatcagcgagttcacactggggagaggccgttcacctgcttggactgtgggaagggattcacttactcatcccaactgaaggtacatcagcgagttcacactggagagaggccgttcacctgctcagtctgtgggaagggattcactaaatcatctcacctactgagccaccagtcagttcacactggcgagcggccgttcacctgctcagactgtgggaagggattcactcagtcatctaaactgaaggtacatcagcaagttcacactagggagtggccgttcacctgctcagtctgtgggaagggattcatttcttcgtcccaactgaaggtacatcagcgagttcacactgcggagaggccgttcacctgttcagactgtgggaagggattcacttactcatcccaactgaaggtgcatcagcgagttcacactggagagaggccgttcacctgctcagtctgtgagaagggattcacttcttcgtccaaactgaaggtacatcagcgagttcacactggggagaggctattcacctgctcggactgtgggaagggattcacttgctcatctcaactgaaggtacatcggagaattcacactggggagagacc
This DNA window, taken from Hemitrygon akajei unplaced genomic scaffold, sHemAka1.3 Scf000066, whole genome shotgun sequence, encodes the following:
- the LOC140721985 gene encoding uncharacterized protein, which encodes MAHQQVQTGERPFTCSDCGKGFTKSSHLLRHQSVHTGERPFTCSDCGKGFTCSSKLKIHQRVHTGERQFTCSECGKGFTSSSQLKVHQRVHTGERPFTCLDCGKGFTYSSQLKVHQRVHTGERPFTCSVCGKGFTKSSHLLRHQSVHTGERPFTCSDCGKGFTCSSKLKIHQRVHTGERPFTCSVCGKGFTCSSKLKIHQRVHTGERQFTCSECGKGFTKSSQLKVHQRVHTGERPFTCLDCGKGFTYSSQLKVHQRVHTGERPFTCSVCGKGFTKSSHLLSHQSVHTGERPFTCSDCGKGFTQSSKLKVHQQVHTREWPFTCSVCGKGFISSSQLKVHQRVHTAERPFTCSDCGKGFTYSSQLKVHQRVHTGERPFTCSVCEKGFTSSSKLKVHQRVHTGERLFTCSDCGKGFTCSSQLKVHRRIHTGERPFTCSECGKRFTQSSQLKVHQRVHTGERPFTCSDCGKGFTYSSQLKVHQRVHTGERPFTCSVCEKGFTSSSKLMVHQRVHTGERPFTCSVCEKGFTSSSKLKVHQRVHTGERLFTCSDCGKGFTCSSQLKVHQRVHTGERPFTCSVCGKGFSKSFHLLRHQSVHTGELPFTCSDCGKGFICSSQLKVHQRVHTGERPFTCSDCGKGFTSSSQLKVHQRVHTGERPFSCSDCGKGFTQSSELKVHQRVHTGERPFTCSVCGKGFTKSSHLLSHQSVHTGERPFTCSDCGKGFTCSSQLKVHQRVHTGERPFTCSDCGMGFTYSSQLKVHQRVHTGERPFTCSDCGKGFTSSSQLKVHQRVHTGERPFSCSDCGKGFTQSSELKVHQRVHTGERPFTCSVCGKGFTISSNLLSHQSVHTGEWPFTCSDCGKGFTQSSKLKVHQRVHTG